A single Desertibacillus haloalkaliphilus DNA region contains:
- a CDS encoding thiolase family protein: MKDVYILEGARTAFGSFGGKLKDVDATTLGVTASQEAIKRSGIESEQIDFSVVGNVIHTSKNASYISRHISLKSGLPITSPALTINRLCGSGLQAVISTAQSIMLGDGDVGLAVGTENMSQSPYALRGSRFGTGLKSPQMDDMLWATLTDEYSGIGMGVTAENLAEKFNISREEQDEYALLSQQRAAAARESGRFAEEIAPVEISTKRGTKIVDVDEHIREDTSLESLSKLAPAFAKSGSVTSGNASGINDGASSLVVASSDFVAQNNKSPLARIVSYSVAGVDPNIMGIGPVPAIQETLKKANLTVDDIDLFEVNEAFAAQYLSVEKELGLDREKTNVNGGAISLGHPVGASGGRILYSLIKELKKRNGRYGIASLCIGGGQGIALLVEV, encoded by the coding sequence ATGAAAGATGTTTATATTTTAGAAGGTGCTAGAACTGCATTTGGCTCGTTTGGCGGAAAGTTAAAAGATGTTGATGCGACAACGCTTGGGGTAACTGCGAGTCAAGAAGCGATCAAGCGAAGTGGAATCGAAAGCGAGCAAATTGACTTTTCTGTCGTTGGTAATGTGATTCATACGTCCAAAAATGCTTCGTATATTAGTAGACATATTTCTTTAAAATCAGGTCTACCAATCACAAGTCCAGCGCTTACGATCAATCGCTTATGTGGTTCAGGATTGCAAGCCGTCATTTCTACGGCGCAGTCGATTATGCTTGGTGATGGCGATGTTGGCTTGGCCGTCGGTACGGAAAACATGAGTCAATCCCCATATGCTTTGCGTGGTTCACGTTTTGGTACGGGGTTGAAAAGTCCACAAATGGATGACATGCTTTGGGCGACACTAACCGATGAGTACTCTGGCATTGGTATGGGAGTAACGGCTGAGAACTTGGCTGAAAAGTTTAATATCAGTCGAGAAGAACAGGATGAATATGCACTACTCAGCCAACAGCGAGCAGCAGCAGCACGAGAGAGTGGACGCTTTGCTGAGGAGATTGCTCCAGTCGAAATCTCTACAAAAAGAGGGACAAAAATTGTTGATGTCGATGAGCATATTAGAGAAGATACAAGTTTAGAATCACTAAGTAAATTAGCGCCAGCATTCGCTAAGTCAGGTTCGGTGACTTCGGGGAATGCGAGTGGAATAAATGATGGGGCATCTTCACTTGTTGTAGCTAGCAGTGATTTTGTCGCCCAAAATAACAAATCACCACTAGCTCGTATCGTTTCTTACTCAGTTGCCGGAGTGGATCCAAACATTATGGGTATTGGCCCAGTTCCAGCGATCCAAGAAACGTTGAAAAAAGCGAATTTAACGGTTGATGATATCGATTTATTTGAAGTTAATGAAGCTTTTGCAGCACAATACTTATCAGTTGAGAAGGAATTAGGATTAGACCGGGAGAAGACAAATGTTAATGGCGGTGCCATTTCGCTTGGACACCCTGTTGGTGCTAGTGGCGGTCGAATCTTATACTCGCTCATCAAGGAATTGAAAAAAAGAAATGGTCGTTATGGTATTGCCTCATTATGCATCGGTGGCGGCCAAGGAATTGCTTTATTAGTAGAAGTTTAA
- the yhbH gene encoding sporulation protein YhbH — translation MKKNNEHNYVVSQENWTLHRKGYQDQRRHQEKVQEAIKKNLSDLVSEENIIMSNGHDVIKIPIRSLDEYKIRYNYDKNKHVGQGDGDSDVGDVVARDPNAKQQGPGKGEGAGNQPGEDYSEAEVSILDLEKMLFKELELPNLQKKEQDELVVEDIEFNDIRKKGLMGNIDKKRTILSAIKRNAMEGRPGLVPIYNDDLRFKTWSEVIRPESKAVVLAMMDTSGSMGRWEKYMARSFFFWMTRFLRSKYETVDIEFIAHHTEAKVVSEEDFFSKGESGGTICSSAYRKALELIDQKYDPKRYNVYPFHFSDGDNLTSDNARCIKLVNELMEHSSMFGYGEVNQYSRHSTLMSAYRNIKDERFRHYILKDKGDVYHALKSFFRKEEEEIKI, via the coding sequence ATGAAAAAAAACAACGAGCATAATTATGTCGTTTCGCAGGAGAATTGGACCCTCCACCGCAAAGGTTACCAAGATCAACGGAGGCATCAAGAAAAAGTACAGGAAGCTATTAAGAAGAATTTATCAGACTTAGTCAGTGAAGAAAATATTATTATGTCCAATGGTCATGATGTTATAAAAATCCCAATACGTTCATTAGATGAGTATAAGATTCGCTACAATTATGATAAAAATAAACATGTCGGCCAGGGCGACGGTGATAGTGATGTCGGTGATGTTGTTGCCAGAGATCCTAATGCTAAACAGCAAGGACCTGGAAAAGGTGAGGGGGCAGGTAATCAGCCAGGAGAAGATTACTCTGAAGCCGAGGTTTCGATCCTAGATCTTGAAAAGATGCTCTTTAAGGAACTTGAACTGCCGAACTTACAGAAGAAAGAACAAGATGAATTAGTTGTAGAAGACATCGAATTTAATGATATTCGCAAAAAAGGGCTTATGGGTAACATTGATAAGAAGAGAACGATTTTATCAGCGATTAAGCGAAATGCAATGGAAGGTCGACCCGGTCTAGTCCCGATTTACAATGATGATTTACGATTTAAGACATGGAGTGAGGTCATTCGTCCAGAATCAAAAGCTGTTGTGCTTGCGATGATGGATACGTCTGGATCGATGGGCCGTTGGGAAAAATATATGGCAAGAAGTTTCTTCTTCTGGATGACCCGCTTCTTACGTTCAAAGTATGAAACGGTCGATATTGAATTTATTGCCCACCATACGGAAGCAAAAGTTGTCAGTGAGGAAGATTTCTTCTCAAAAGGTGAAAGTGGTGGAACCATTTGTTCATCAGCGTACCGGAAAGCATTAGAACTTATTGACCAAAAGTATGATCCAAAACGGTACAATGTATATCCGTTCCACTTCTCCGATGGCGATAATTTAACGTCAGATAATGCGCGTTGCATTAAGCTCGTGAATGAACTAATGGAACATTCGAGCATGTTTGGGTATGGTGAGGTGAATCAATACAGCCGTCACTCAACATTAATGAGTGCGTATCGAAATATTAAAGATGAACGTTTCCGGCATTATATTTTGAAAGATAAAGGTGATGTCTACCACGCCTTGAAGAGCTTCTTTAGGAAAGAAGAAGAGGAAATCAAGATATAA
- a CDS encoding 3-hydroxyacyl-CoA dehydrogenase NAD-binding domain-containing protein — protein sequence MSKVLVIGAGTMGSGIAQVIAQGNHDVTLFDQSEQQIEKGKAVIEKQLGSLVKKEKMSEEDKQATLNRITATSMKPTGVFDVIIEAVPENKEIKKAVFQDMESISDENTILATNTSSISISEIASYVEKSDQVIGLHFFNPPIVMQLVEVIRGQRTKDSIVTESKSFIESIGKVAVEVNEAPGFVVNRVLVPMINESIFLLGEGVASAEEIDKSMKLGANHPIGPLSLADLIGLDVCLHVMEVLYDEFSDSKYRPAPLLRKMVRSGYLGRKTQKGIFEYK from the coding sequence ATGTCAAAAGTATTAGTAATTGGTGCAGGAACGATGGGATCAGGAATTGCACAAGTCATTGCTCAAGGGAATCATGATGTTACCTTATTTGATCAATCTGAACAGCAAATTGAAAAAGGAAAAGCTGTGATTGAGAAACAGCTTGGCTCATTGGTAAAAAAAGAAAAAATGAGTGAAGAGGATAAGCAGGCAACCCTTAACCGGATTACAGCAACATCGATGAAGCCCACTGGAGTTTTCGATGTCATTATTGAGGCCGTACCAGAAAATAAAGAAATCAAAAAAGCTGTTTTTCAAGATATGGAAAGCATCAGCGATGAAAACACAATTTTAGCGACAAATACATCTTCGATCAGTATTAGCGAAATTGCTTCTTATGTGGAAAAGTCAGATCAGGTGATTGGGCTTCACTTTTTTAACCCACCGATCGTTATGCAGCTCGTTGAAGTCATTCGCGGACAACGAACAAAGGATTCAATAGTGACAGAAAGCAAGTCGTTTATTGAATCCATTGGAAAAGTTGCAGTAGAAGTCAATGAGGCTCCTGGATTTGTGGTCAACCGTGTGTTAGTTCCGATGATCAATGAATCCATCTTTTTACTAGGGGAAGGCGTTGCCTCTGCTGAGGAAATTGATAAATCGATGAAACTAGGTGCAAACCACCCGATCGGTCCGCTATCACTTGCGGATTTAATTGGACTTGATGTCTGCTTGCATGTGATGGAAGTTCTCTATGATGAATTTTCTGATAGCAAATATCGTCCAGCTCCGCTCTTACGAAAAATGGTTCGAAGTGGTTACTTAGGGCGAAAAACACAAAAAGGTATTTTCGAATATAAGTAA
- a CDS encoding short-chain fatty acid transporter — translation MLRVLSEFFTRIMQRYLPDAILFAILLSFITYFLGIFIGGANPISLLGSWGTGLWDLLEFSMQVTLTLVTSYILAHTRPVQKVLETAASKVKTPTMAITICVIISMIASMISWGFGLIIGALVAKEIAKQVRGVHYPLLVASAYSGFVIWHGGLSSSVGLAIATPGHFMEEQIGVIPVSQTVFSSYNLITLAVVFVTLPIILNMMKPKKEHVMEFTADEQAATAELEPNNEPPKQVGDTPAQRWENSRVSSLLLGGFLLTSLILYLVQNGGLDAINLNIVNLFFICFGMLFVSSPKEYVGLGVDAGKSAANIIIQYPLYSGIMAMMTVSGLAAMISDGFVSISTEQTLPIFSFLAAGVVNMFVPSGGGQWAIQAPIMLPAAQELGVDIAKVAMAVAWGDAWTNMLQPFWALPMLAIAKLSIRDVMGYCCITLIWVGIVFTAVFLIF, via the coding sequence ATGTTAAGGGTACTCAGTGAATTTTTCACAAGGATCATGCAAAGGTACTTGCCAGATGCGATTCTTTTTGCGATTTTATTAAGTTTTATCACTTATTTTCTAGGTATATTCATCGGTGGAGCAAACCCAATTAGTCTATTAGGTAGCTGGGGCACAGGATTGTGGGATTTACTTGAATTTTCGATGCAAGTGACATTAACGCTTGTGACCTCCTACATCCTGGCACATACGAGGCCTGTACAAAAGGTGTTAGAAACGGCGGCTTCTAAGGTTAAGACGCCAACAATGGCAATTACGATTTGTGTTATTATCTCGATGATTGCCTCAATGATTTCATGGGGCTTTGGTTTAATAATCGGTGCGCTTGTTGCCAAGGAAATAGCTAAGCAAGTAAGAGGTGTTCATTATCCTTTACTTGTTGCGAGTGCATATTCAGGTTTTGTTATTTGGCATGGGGGATTATCAAGCTCTGTCGGTCTAGCGATTGCAACGCCAGGTCATTTTATGGAAGAGCAAATTGGTGTTATCCCTGTTTCTCAAACGGTGTTTTCTAGTTACAACCTCATTACATTAGCTGTTGTATTCGTGACATTACCGATTATCTTAAATATGATGAAGCCTAAGAAAGAACATGTAATGGAATTTACTGCTGATGAGCAAGCGGCTACAGCAGAATTAGAACCTAACAATGAACCACCTAAACAGGTTGGTGACACACCTGCACAACGGTGGGAAAATAGCCGAGTTAGTTCTCTATTATTAGGTGGATTCTTATTAACTTCGTTGATCCTTTATTTGGTTCAAAATGGTGGGTTAGATGCTATTAATTTAAATATAGTCAACTTATTCTTTATTTGTTTTGGAATGTTATTTGTTTCATCACCAAAGGAGTATGTTGGGCTAGGTGTTGATGCAGGTAAAAGTGCAGCAAATATTATTATCCAATACCCATTATATTCAGGGATCATGGCGATGATGACAGTGTCTGGATTAGCTGCGATGATTTCAGACGGATTTGTATCGATTTCAACAGAACAAACATTACCGATCTTTTCATTTCTTGCAGCAGGTGTCGTAAATATGTTCGTACCATCTGGTGGAGGACAATGGGCGATTCAAGCGCCAATTATGCTTCCAGCCGCGCAGGAATTAGGTGTTGATATTGCAAAGGTTGCGATGGCAGTCGCTTGGGGGGATGCATGGACGAATATGCTTCAACCGTTCTGGGCGTTACCGATGTTAGCGATTGCAAAGCTTTCCATTCGTGACGTGATGGGCTATTGTTGTATTACTTTAATTTGGGTAGGAATTGTTTTCACTGCAGTTTTCTTAATATTCTAA
- the lepB gene encoding signal peptidase I, with protein MGQLRNEIFEWVKTLVVVLILVIIVRTFFFANYMVYGESMMPSIQDGERIIINKASYNLSEPKRFDMIVFHATKENDYIKRVIGLPGDSIYYKDDILYVNDVPIEEAYLEEFRAQYDGNVFTNDFTIEDVTNESVVPEGHLFVLGDNRRNSMDSRQLGFISLDQVVGKANLCYWPLSDFRLLK; from the coding sequence ATGGGGCAGTTAAGAAATGAGATTTTCGAATGGGTTAAGACATTGGTTGTTGTCCTTATTCTAGTTATCATCGTTCGTACATTTTTCTTTGCAAATTATATGGTCTATGGTGAATCGATGATGCCATCGATTCAAGATGGTGAACGAATTATTATTAATAAAGCCAGTTATAATCTTTCAGAACCAAAACGATTCGATATGATCGTCTTTCATGCCACGAAAGAAAATGATTATATTAAACGTGTGATTGGATTACCTGGTGATTCGATTTATTATAAGGATGATATTCTCTATGTTAATGACGTCCCGATTGAAGAAGCGTATTTAGAAGAGTTTCGCGCACAATACGATGGAAACGTTTTTACAAATGATTTTACAATTGAAGATGTAACAAATGAAAGTGTTGTTCCTGAAGGTCATTTGTTTGTGTTAGGAGATAATCGTAGAAATAGCATGGATAGTCGCCAGCTAGGCTTCATATCTCTCGACCAAGTTGTTGGTAAAGCAAATCTTTGTTATTGGCCGTTAAGTGACTTTCGACTGTTAAAGTAA
- a CDS encoding sigma 54-interacting transcriptional regulator, whose protein sequence is MNKYDLFFKKLNETIKNGIAFIDKDGVIFYCNERLLQMTGKTEQEVMGCSIDRLFPMLKIGESPQFQREDHEQNVSLDENVYHVSWHPVIDEDHFIGGVLYFRDISEKEQLKQSLNEVQKLNRQLDSIINASYDAMYLADESGRGVKVSRAYERITGVKPEELIGKKMSQVVEEGIVSESVTEKVIGTQEPVTIVQNVRGKEVLVTGSPVFDEKGDLINVVTNIRDISELNELKKDLQKMKALSRKYYDELAEIKNSKVETDGIITQSTKMKQIINVTKRVAHYDSSILILGESGVGKELIARLVHNNSNRKTSPFIKVNCGAIPHELLESELFGYEGGAFTGANKRGKPGMFELANNGTLFLDEVGELALDLQVKLLRAVQELEITRVGGTQSIAVNVRIISATNRDLLKMTEEGKFRKDLYYRLNIVPIHVPPLRERRSDIIPLTFYFINKFNKKYGMNKSFSHDALTCLKNQEWSGNVRELENYIERLVVMNEEDHITLDHFPSEVKGSEDSANYDVNRPLKEILKEFEGEILRNCLKNFKTTRKAAEVLGINQSTLVRKMQKLNISVPN, encoded by the coding sequence ATGAACAAATACGATCTTTTTTTTAAAAAGCTTAACGAAACCATTAAAAACGGGATTGCTTTCATTGACAAAGATGGAGTTATTTTTTATTGTAATGAACGACTTTTACAGATGACGGGCAAGACAGAGCAAGAAGTTATGGGATGTTCGATAGATCGATTATTTCCAATGCTAAAGATTGGTGAAAGCCCCCAGTTTCAACGCGAAGATCACGAGCAGAATGTTTCATTAGATGAGAATGTGTATCATGTATCTTGGCACCCAGTCATAGACGAGGATCACTTCATAGGTGGAGTTCTTTATTTCCGTGATATTTCAGAAAAAGAACAGTTAAAGCAGTCATTGAATGAGGTTCAAAAATTAAACCGTCAATTGGACTCAATTATAAATGCGAGTTATGATGCAATGTACCTAGCTGATGAGAGCGGTAGAGGAGTCAAGGTGAGCCGCGCCTACGAAAGAATTACAGGCGTAAAGCCGGAAGAATTAATCGGAAAAAAAATGAGTCAGGTTGTCGAAGAAGGGATCGTTTCGGAATCGGTGACTGAAAAGGTGATTGGGACACAAGAACCAGTAACGATCGTTCAAAATGTACGAGGTAAGGAAGTGTTAGTAACCGGGAGCCCTGTCTTCGATGAGAAGGGCGATCTAATAAATGTTGTAACAAATATACGCGATATCTCTGAGTTAAACGAACTTAAAAAAGACCTCCAAAAAATGAAAGCGTTGTCAAGAAAGTATTATGATGAGCTTGCCGAAATAAAAAATAGTAAAGTTGAGACAGATGGAATTATTACTCAAAGTACAAAGATGAAACAAATTATTAATGTAACTAAACGTGTGGCTCATTATGATTCAAGTATTTTAATTTTGGGAGAGTCAGGTGTCGGTAAAGAATTAATTGCTAGGCTCGTTCATAACAATAGCAATCGTAAAACTAGCCCTTTCATTAAGGTCAACTGTGGCGCAATTCCTCATGAATTGTTGGAATCAGAGTTGTTTGGCTATGAAGGCGGAGCATTTACAGGGGCGAACAAACGCGGAAAACCTGGGATGTTTGAATTAGCGAACAACGGAACTTTATTTTTAGATGAAGTCGGTGAGCTCGCTCTAGATCTACAGGTGAAGTTATTAAGAGCTGTTCAAGAACTAGAAATTACGAGGGTAGGCGGTACGCAAAGTATTGCTGTTAACGTAAGAATCATCTCCGCTACAAATCGAGACTTATTAAAGATGACAGAAGAAGGCAAGTTTCGTAAAGATTTGTATTATCGCTTAAATATTGTTCCAATTCATGTCCCACCGTTACGGGAGCGCCGTTCAGATATTATTCCATTAACCTTTTATTTTATAAATAAGTTTAATAAGAAATACGGCATGAATAAGAGCTTTTCTCATGATGCGCTTACCTGTTTGAAGAATCAAGAATGGTCTGGAAATGTGCGTGAGTTAGAAAACTATATCGAGCGGTTGGTCGTCATGAATGAAGAGGATCATATCACACTGGATCATTTTCCTTCAGAAGTGAAAGGAAGTGAAGATAGCGCTAACTATGATGTAAATCGACCGTTAAAAGAGATACTTAAAGAGTTTGAAGGCGAGATTTTAAGGAATTGTCTGAAAAACTTTAAGACAACAAGGAAGGCGGCCGAAGTTTTAGGTATTAACCAATCCACTCTTGTTCGTAAAATGCAGAAATTAAATATAAGTGTACCGAACTAA
- a CDS encoding class I adenylate-forming enzyme family protein: MWTKEDLKGIERENHFKRDVKVYNDRPKNFVEAFRETVEAHPSREALVMGSNRLTYQDMWSVTEHIAGNLYHKYQVRKGDRVALLVGNCIEFSLVFFACAKLGAILIPLNTRLAKAELSFMIKQSGASIVFTDDEFKANLDDELAIDYKFLIGDDDEAFLPYSELVEDRNSYPEVDIDEDDPLYVMFTSGTTGMPKGAVGTHIGVLHSVISYQRIFQTDENDRSLDAVPLFHVTGLVGQLLHFVYIGGTNVLMRRYKGEEFNRLLSEEKITFTFNVPTIYVLMMEHPSFKNYSYESLRTIAYGGAPMSPQTIYQLKEAFPQVELHNAYGATETSSPTTVMPKGYQEKKPSSVGLPIPVIEVKVVGADGPCQPNEVGELWVKGPNVVPSYWGNEAETKKSFVDGYWCSGDMAMIDEDGFVYIMDRMKDMINRGGEKIFSVEVENTLYNHPDILEAAVVGEPDAVFGERVKAVIVPKENAILTEEDVKVFVRNQLADYKTPEIVEFREQLPRNPGGKIIKTELKQTAAKEKKG; encoded by the coding sequence ATGTGGACGAAAGAAGATCTAAAAGGGATTGAACGAGAAAACCACTTTAAACGGGACGTGAAAGTATATAATGATCGCCCGAAAAATTTTGTTGAAGCTTTCAGAGAAACAGTCGAAGCACATCCGAGTCGTGAAGCGCTTGTAATGGGGTCTAATCGTCTGACATATCAAGACATGTGGTCAGTTACTGAACATATTGCAGGCAACCTTTATCATAAGTATCAAGTGAGAAAAGGTGACCGTGTTGCTCTATTAGTGGGCAACTGCATCGAGTTTTCATTAGTCTTTTTTGCATGTGCGAAGCTGGGTGCAATCCTAATTCCATTAAATACGCGTTTGGCAAAAGCAGAATTGTCTTTTATGATTAAACAATCAGGTGCGTCCATTGTGTTTACAGATGATGAGTTCAAGGCTAATCTCGATGACGAGTTAGCAATAGATTATAAGTTTCTAATTGGGGATGATGATGAGGCATTCTTACCTTATTCGGAATTAGTGGAAGATAGAAATTCGTATCCAGAGGTAGATATTGATGAAGATGACCCATTATATGTCATGTTTACTTCTGGTACGACGGGAATGCCAAAGGGCGCTGTCGGAACACATATTGGTGTTTTGCATTCAGTCATTTCTTATCAGCGAATATTCCAAACGGATGAGAATGATCGTTCATTAGATGCGGTCCCTCTCTTTCACGTGACGGGTCTTGTTGGACAGCTATTGCATTTCGTCTATATCGGAGGAACCAATGTCTTAATGCGAAGGTATAAGGGCGAAGAATTCAATCGTCTTCTATCCGAAGAAAAGATTACATTTACGTTTAATGTTCCAACGATCTATGTATTAATGATGGAGCACCCTTCATTTAAAAACTACAGCTATGAATCATTGCGGACGATTGCCTATGGTGGCGCGCCAATGTCACCGCAAACGATCTATCAATTGAAAGAAGCGTTTCCACAAGTGGAATTACACAATGCTTACGGAGCAACGGAAACAAGCTCACCAACGACAGTGATGCCTAAAGGCTATCAAGAAAAGAAACCATCTTCTGTAGGTTTACCAATCCCAGTGATCGAGGTGAAAGTTGTCGGAGCTGATGGGCCTTGTCAGCCTAATGAAGTTGGGGAATTATGGGTGAAAGGGCCAAATGTTGTCCCTTCCTATTGGGGAAATGAAGCAGAAACGAAAAAGTCATTTGTTGATGGATACTGGTGTTCAGGTGATATGGCGATGATCGATGAGGATGGATTCGTCTATATTATGGACCGAATGAAAGATATGATTAACCGTGGCGGTGAAAAAATCTTCTCAGTGGAAGTGGAAAATACCCTCTATAATCATCCCGATATACTAGAAGCTGCCGTTGTTGGTGAGCCAGACGCAGTGTTTGGGGAAAGAGTGAAGGCGGTCATTGTACCAAAAGAAAATGCGATTCTCACAGAAGAAGATGTGAAAGTTTTTGTTAGAAATCAGTTAGCTGATTATAAGACGCCAGAAATTGTCGAGTTTCGTGAGCAATTACCAAGAAATCCTGGTGGTAAGATCATCAAAACGGAATTAAAGCAAACAGCTGCAAAAGAGAAGAAAGGGTGA
- a CDS encoding 4-hydroxyphenylacetate 3-hydroxylase family protein, translating to MMTPEQYVESLRKQKKEVYFMGERVENVVDHPAMRPHINAASVTYKLGTEEEYEELGSAVSHITGNKINRWTHIPQNQEDLVKKAMMLRVAGQITGTCFQRCVGMDGLISLYSVTWQMDQDLGTNYHEKFREFLVHTQNNDYMTDGAMTDPKGDRSKRPSEQHDPDQYVRVVEEREDGIVVRGAKMHQTGAVNSHQILVMPGMGMSPADEDYAISFAVDADAEGIIYIFGRQVNDSRKWEGHIDQGNAKYGVVGGEALIVFEDVFVPWDRVFMYKETQYTGQLVERFSSYHRQNYGACKAGNLDVLIGATASLADMHGVAKASHVKDKLSEMGHLVETMYSGALSCSFNCSEFGCGTAFVDPVLANSSKLNTARYYPEVTKISQDIAGGFVATIPSEKEFDNPRVSSYMHKYFSTGENVDAIERIKMGRLVENMTGSTPIVECMHGAGSPQAQKVVIQRGINWKDKIKYANDIVKDSEEMSSNKK from the coding sequence ATGATGACACCTGAACAATATGTAGAAAGTTTACGAAAGCAGAAAAAAGAAGTTTATTTTATGGGGGAAAGAGTTGAAAATGTTGTTGATCATCCAGCGATGAGACCACATATTAATGCCGCTTCCGTGACGTATAAACTTGGTACAGAGGAAGAATACGAAGAGTTAGGAAGTGCTGTTTCTCATATAACTGGGAACAAGATCAACCGCTGGACACATATTCCGCAAAACCAAGAGGACCTTGTTAAAAAGGCGATGATGCTGCGAGTAGCTGGGCAAATTACTGGAACCTGTTTCCAACGCTGTGTCGGAATGGATGGTTTAATTTCGTTATACTCGGTCACTTGGCAAATGGACCAAGACCTTGGTACAAATTATCACGAGAAATTCCGTGAATTCCTCGTTCATACACAAAATAATGACTATATGACAGATGGGGCAATGACTGATCCAAAAGGTGATCGTTCAAAGAGGCCATCAGAACAACATGATCCTGATCAATATGTAAGAGTCGTTGAAGAACGAGAAGATGGCATTGTTGTCCGTGGTGCAAAAATGCATCAGACAGGAGCGGTTAACTCTCACCAAATTTTAGTGATGCCAGGAATGGGGATGTCTCCGGCTGATGAAGATTATGCGATTTCTTTTGCTGTTGACGCAGATGCTGAAGGCATTATTTATATTTTTGGACGACAAGTTAATGATAGCCGTAAATGGGAAGGTCATATTGACCAAGGAAATGCGAAATACGGTGTTGTTGGTGGGGAAGCTCTAATTGTTTTTGAAGATGTATTTGTTCCTTGGGATCGCGTCTTTATGTATAAAGAAACACAATACACGGGGCAACTCGTTGAGAGATTCTCCTCTTATCACCGTCAAAATTACGGTGCATGTAAGGCCGGAAACCTTGATGTTCTAATCGGTGCAACAGCAAGTTTAGCTGACATGCATGGGGTGGCAAAAGCTAGCCATGTGAAGGATAAACTATCAGAAATGGGTCACTTAGTAGAAACGATGTACAGTGGTGCTCTTTCGTGTTCGTTTAATTGTTCAGAATTTGGCTGTGGGACAGCATTTGTTGACCCAGTATTAGCGAACTCTTCCAAATTAAATACGGCTCGCTATTATCCAGAAGTAACAAAAATTTCTCAAGACATTGCTGGTGGTTTTGTAGCGACGATTCCTTCTGAAAAAGAATTTGATAATCCGAGAGTGTCATCATATATGCACAAATATTTCAGTACCGGTGAAAATGTTGATGCGATTGAGCGAATTAAGATGGGCCGCCTCGTTGAGAACATGACAGGGTCTACACCGATCGTTGAATGTATGCACGGAGCAGGTTCACCTCAAGCGCAAAAGGTTGTCATTCAACGAGGAATTAACTGGAAAGATAAAATTAAGTATGCAAATGATATTGTCAAAGACTCTGAAGAAATGAGTTCCAATAAAAAATAA
- a CDS encoding SDR family NAD(P)-dependent oxidoreductase produces MSIPSFDLSNKVALVTGGSKGIGLGMAEALGQYGATVAINGRNPKDGEEAIKSLQEQGIEARFFQADVTSESEVTNMVEQVVEAFGRIDVLVNNAGMNIRKPLIETEEDDWDRVVGTNLKGVFLIGKAVAKQMVKQKSGKMINISSILGTIGRPNQTSYAASKGGINQLTKVWASELAPHGINVNALGPAYIKTPMTEDYLSDPEVLKGITDSTLVGRVGTLDDLVGPVVFLASDTCSYITGQTIYVDGGWTAK; encoded by the coding sequence ATGAGTATTCCAAGCTTTGATTTATCAAATAAAGTAGCATTAGTAACAGGAGGGTCAAAAGGGATTGGACTAGGCATGGCTGAAGCTCTTGGTCAATACGGAGCAACGGTTGCCATTAATGGTCGTAATCCAAAGGATGGAGAGGAAGCGATTAAATCTTTACAAGAACAAGGGATTGAAGCTCGATTCTTTCAAGCGGATGTCACAAGCGAGTCTGAAGTAACGAATATGGTCGAGCAAGTGGTTGAAGCGTTTGGACGAATTGATGTCCTTGTTAATAACGCAGGTATGAACATACGTAAACCATTGATTGAAACTGAAGAAGATGATTGGGACCGTGTCGTTGGCACAAATTTAAAAGGTGTTTTCTTAATTGGCAAGGCCGTTGCAAAACAGATGGTCAAACAAAAAAGTGGAAAGATGATTAATATTTCTTCAATTTTAGGAACAATCGGGCGTCCGAATCAAACGAGCTATGCTGCTTCAAAAGGTGGCATTAACCAGCTAACAAAGGTATGGGCAAGTGAATTAGCACCTCACGGAATTAACGTCAATGCGCTCGGACCAGCGTATATTAAAACGCCTATGACTGAGGACTATCTTTCAGATCCGGAAGTGTTGAAAGGGATCACAGATAGTACACTAGTTGGTCGGGTCGGGACACTTGATGACTTAGTTGGCCCTGTAGTCTTTTTAGCGTCAGATACGTGTTCATACATTACGGGTCAAACCATTTATGTTGATGGCGGGTGGACAGCGAAATAA